CGAAGGCTATCTGGCGATCGCGCCCGACATCTTCTGGCGCTTCGCACCCGGGGTCGAGCTCAACCCCGATATCGAGGCCGAATTGCAGGAAGCCTTCGGCTATTTCGGCCAATATGATGCCGACGACGGCGTGAAGGATATCGAAGCGGCGATCCGCTGGCTTCACGGTCAGGGCGCAACGAAGGTCGGCTGCGTCGGTTTCTGCCTCGGCGGGCGGCTTGCCTATATGGCCGCGGCACGCACCGATGTTCACGCGTCGGTCGGCTATTATGGCGTCATGATCGACCAGATGCTGAACGAGAGCCACGCGATCGCGCATCCGCTGATGCTCCACATCCCGACCGAAGACCATCTGGTCGATCACGATGCGCAGAAGCGGATTCACGCGGGTCTCGATCCGCATCCGAAGGTGACGATCCACGATTATCAGGGTCTCGACCACGGTTTTGCCGCGACGATGGGTAATCGTCGCAACGAAGCGGGAGCACAGCTCGCCGACGGCCGTACTCGCGCCTTTTTCGCCGAGAATCTCGCATGAGCGCGCAGACGGGTCTCGCTGCCTGGCATGACTATATGGCGGGCGGCGGCGACCCGCAGGCGCTGAAAGACCTGCTCGCCGAGGATGCGGTGTTCCACTCGCCCGTGGTCCACACGCCGCAGGTCGGGCGCGACAAAGTGTTCGCCTATCTGCACGCGGCGAGCCATGTGCTCGGCGGCGAGAATTTCCGCTATCTCCGCGAAATTGTCGACGGCAATCAGGCGATGCTCGAATTCGCCAGCGAGCTCGACGGTATCCAGATCAACGGCGTCGATATCATCCTTTGGAACGGCGAAGGAAAAATAAGCGATTTCAAGGTGATGGTTCGCCCGCTCAAGGCGATCAACAAGGTGTGGGAAAAGATGGCGGCGATGCTTGCGGCGCAGGCCGGCTAAAGCGATCCCGTGCTGCGCTGGGCCGCCTTTCCCGTCCTGATCGCCGCAGCGGCGATCGCGGGCTCGTGGGGTCCGGCGCGCTGGACGCTGCTGCTGTGGATCCCGCTGCTGCTCGTCGCATTCTATGATGCGGTGCAGCGCCGGCATTCGCTGCGCCGCAACTTCCCCCTGATTGCGCGCATCCGCTGGCTGTTCGAAGCGCTCCGGCCGTTCCTTTACGCCTATGTCGTCGAAAGTCCGCTCGAGGGCCGGCCGTTCGCGCGCAGCGAGCGCGACCTCATTTACGCCCGCGCCAAGGGCGATCTCGATGCGCATCCGTTCGGCACCGAACTCGACGTCTATTCGGACGAATATGAGTGGATGAGCCACAGCATCGACCCGGCGATGGAAAGCGACCGCACGCAGCGCGTCGCGGTCGGCGGGTCGCAATGCACCCGACCCTATGCGGCCGCCCTGCTCAACATTTCGGCGATGAGCTTCGGGTCGCTGGGCGCGAAAGCCATCGAGGCGCTCAACCTCGGCGCAAAACTCGGCGATTTCTATCACGATACCGGCGAAGGCGGGCTCAGCCCCTATCATCGCCTGCACGGCGGCGACATCGTCTGGGAGCTGGGGAGCGGCTATTTCGGCTGCCGCGACGATGCCGGGCACTTCGACCCGGTGCGTTTCCGGGACGTCGCGCAGGGCGATCAAGTCAGGATGATCGAGATCAAGCTGAGCCAGGGCGCCAAGCCCGGCCACGGCGGCGTGCTGCCCGGACCCAAGGTGAGTGCCGAGATCGCCGCGACGCGCGGCGTGATCGAAGGCCATGACTGCATCTCGCCCGCCGCGCATTCGGCCTTTGCGACGCCGGTCGAACTGGTCGAATGGGCCGCACGGCTGCGCGAACTGTCGGGCGGCAAGCCGGTCGGCATCAAATTGTGCGTCGGCCAGCCGCACGAGATTTATGCCGTCATGAAGGCGATGATCGAAACCGGCATCCGGCTCGACTATATCGTCGTCGACGGCGCCGAGGGCGGGACGGGCGCTGCGCCGGTCGAATTTTCGAACAGTCTCGGCATGCCCTTGCGCGAGGGGCTGATCTTCGTGCGCAACGCGCTCGTCGGCTGCGGGCTCAAGGAAGAGGTGCGGCTCGCCGCTTCGGGCAAGGTCCATTCGGGCGCCGGTCTCGCCGTCAATTGCGCGCTCGGCGCCGACTGGTCGAACGCGGCGCGCGCCTTCATGTTCTCGCTCGGCTGCGTCCAGTCGCTGAAATGCCATACCGACAAATGCCCGACCGGCGTCGCAACGCAGGATCCGGGCCGGCAGCGTGGGCTGGTGGTGGAGGACAAGGCCGACCGGGTCCGCCGCTTCCAAGCCGCGACGGTATCGGCGCTATGGGACATTACCGCGGCGATGGGGCTCGACACGCCTTGGCAGATCCAGCCGCATCACCTGAGCGAACGGCTCAACTCGGCGCGATCGGATTCGATCGACCGCATCTATAATTTCTATCCGCGCGGCGTGCTGCTTGACGATCCAAATTCGGTGCGCAGCGCTCGCTACTGGAAGATGGCGCGCGCCGGCAGCTTCCGGGCGGCGCTCTAGATCAGGCTGAGCTCGGCGAGCTCGCGGTAGAGTTCGGGCGGCAGGTCGGAAAGTCCATCCCCCACATCGACCCCTTTTGGCGCATCGCTGTCGGCGAGATAGCGCCAGCCTTGATGCGCCCGTTTCGGCTGCGGATGGATACGCTGGAGATCGGCGACGCAAACGATATCGACCCGTCCATCGCTGCGGTCCTCGAAACGCAAGATCGTGACGCGCGCGACCAGCGTATGTTTGACGATGAAATGCAGCTTGCCGCCGATCAGCTCGTCGGCGCGCTTGGGTTTGAAGCGCGTTGCAAAACGGATCTCGCCGTCTTGCGCATAGGTGGCGATCCGCGCTTGCAACGCAGGATAGTCGGCACAGCCGACAGCAACGCGGGTCATGTGAAGCCGGGACACGATTGTCACATGGGTAGCCGGCAAGAAAAAAGCCAGCCCCTCGCGGAGCCGGCTCTTTCATTTCAGGCTGAAGACGATCAACCGAACAGGGTTCCGATCCCGACGCCAGGATCGACCCAGCCTTCGTAGATCATCTTGACCGCGACATAGAGGATCACCGCAAGGCCGATGTAGGCGATCCAGCGGTACCGCTCGATATATTTGGCGATGATGTTCGCCGCGACGCCCATCAGGGCAACGGCAACGATCAGGCCGACGATCATGATGCCGGGGTGGTCGCGTGCCGCGCCGGCGACCGCGAGCACATTGTCGAGGCTCATGCTGACGTCGGCGACGGCGACCGCCCAGGCGGCGGCAGCAAAGCTCTTGGCCGGCTTGAGGCCCGAATGTTCGTCGCCTTCGACCTCGGGCGAACCCGCCGAGTGCGCGCCTTCGCGCAGTTCGCGCCACATCTTCCACGCCACCCAGACGAGCAGTAGGCCCCCGACGAAGATCAGACCGACGATGCCCATCAGTTGCTGGACGACCAGCGCGAACGCCACCCGCAGCACCAATGCTGCGAGCACACCGATGACGATAACCTTGCGCCGCTGGTCGGCGGGCAATCCCGCAGCCAGTGCGCCGACGACGATCGCATTGTCGCCCGCCAGCACGATGTCGATCATCAGCACCTGCAGAAAAGCCGACATCGCCGCTGGCGATCCGATATTGCTGAAATCATTGACGATATGCTGCCAGATTTCGGCAGGCGAACCGAAGCTCGGCGCGGCGGAAGCCGCTTGGGTCAAAAATTCCAATATCACAGCGGATCTCCGAAATAGCCGATCTCTGGCATAGGGTCATAAAAGTGATGCAGCAATGCCCGCCACTGCCGGTAGCGATCCGATTGCCGGAAGCCGTCACGATGATCTTCGACCGACCGCCACCTCACCAGCAGCAGATAGACCTGTCCGGTCGTCACCGGGCGACGGATTTCAAGCGAGATAAAGCCCGGCGACGCTTCGATCAGCGGCCGCGCCTCGGCCATCGCCGCCTCGAACCCGGCTTCGCATCCGGCGCGAACCGGAAGCAATGCGTGTTCGAGAACGGCCACCAAGCAGGCTTACTGGTTCATGCTGTCGAAGAAATCCTCGTTGGTCTTCGAATCCTTGATCTTGTCGAGCAGGAATTCCATCGCGTCGACGGTGCCCATCTGCATGAGGATGCGGCGCAGCACCCACATTTTCGACAGCTTGTCCTTCTCGACGAGCAGCTCTTCCTTGCGGGTGCCCGACTTGCCGACGTCGAGCGACGGGAAGATGCGCTTGTCGGCGACCTTGCGGTCGAGGACGATTTCCGAGTTACCGGTGCCCTTGAATTCTTCGAAGATGACCTCGTCCATGCGGCTGCCGGTGTCGATCAGCGCGGTCGCGATGATCGAGAGCGAACCGCCTTCCTCAATGTTGCGCGCGGCGCCGAAGAAGCGCTTGGGACGCTGCAGCGCGTTGGCATCGACGCCGCCGGTCAGCACCTTGCCCGACGAGGGAACGACGGTGTTGTAGGCGCGGCCGAGGCGGGTGATCGAATCGAGCAGGATGACGACATCCTTCTTGTGCTCGACGAGGCGCTTCGCCTTTTCGATCACCATTTCGGCGACTTGGACGTGGCGCGTCGCGGGTTCGTCGAAAGTCGAAGAGACGACTTCGCCGTTCACGCTGCGCTGCATGTCGGTGACTTCCTCGGGACGTTCGTCCACGAGGAGGACGATGAGATAGACCTCGGGATGATTGTCGGTGATCGCCTTGGCGATATTCTGCAGCAGCACCGTCTTACCGGTGCGCGGCGGCGCGACGATCAGCGCGCGCTGGCCCTTGCCCTGCGGGCTGACGAGATCGATGACACGCGCCGACTTGTCCTTGACCGTCGGGTCGACGGTGTCGAGCGACAGCTTCTGGTTCGGATAGAGCGGGGTGAGATTGTCGAAATTGACGCGGTGGCGGACCGCTTCGGGGTCGTCGAAATTGACCTTGATCAATTTGGTCAGCGCGAAATAGCGCTCGCCGTCGCGCGGGGCGCGAATCTCGCCTTCGACCGTGTCGCCGGTGCGCAGGCCATATTTGCGAACCTGGTTCGGCGAGACATAAATGTCGTCGGGGCCCGCGAGATAATTGGCGTCCGACGAGCGCAGGAAACCGAACGAGTCCGGGAGGACCTCGATCGTGCCCGACCCGATGATTTCCTCGCCCTCTTCGGCGAGTTCTTTCAGGATCGAGAACATCAGGTCCTGCTTGCGCAGCGTCGATGCGCCCTCGACGCCCAGTTCTTCCGCCATTTCGACGAGCTGGGCGGGCGCTTTGGTTTTGAGTTCTTTAAGATGCATTGGATGGATTCCAGATAGGTATTCGGGAGAAAATCAGACGTAATCTTTTTTGCACCGCTGGGGTGCCTATCCGGCCGTGGGACGACCGTTTCGATAGCATCGGCGCGGCAAGCGCGCCGCCCGCATGGAACGGGGTTGAATCGCCCCTATAACCGGCCCGGGTTCAAGTCAATCGGGCTGAGCCGGGGCGAATATCGGTCAGGGACGCACGACGACGAGGATGACGATGATCGCCGCGGCAACGCCGGGCACTTCGTTGAGCATCCTCAATTGCTTCTCGGTCAGCGGCCGCTCGCCCTTTTTCAATTTCTTGAAATAGCCGATCATCCAGCCGTGATAGCCCGACAGGGCGATCACGAGCAGCAGCTTGGC
The Sphingopyxis macrogoltabida genome window above contains:
- a CDS encoding dienelactone hydrolase family protein, which codes for MSDTPATNTTIPALDGEGDIPAYVARPDADSSRAIIVIPEIFGVNAGIRKKCDDWAAEGYLAIAPDIFWRFAPGVELNPDIEAELQEAFGYFGQYDADDGVKDIEAAIRWLHGQGATKVGCVGFCLGGRLAYMAAARTDVHASVGYYGVMIDQMLNESHAIAHPLMLHIPTEDHLVDHDAQKRIHAGLDPHPKVTIHDYQGLDHGFAATMGNRRNEAGAQLADGRTRAFFAENLA
- a CDS encoding nuclear transport factor 2 family protein, producing the protein MSAQTGLAAWHDYMAGGGDPQALKDLLAEDAVFHSPVVHTPQVGRDKVFAYLHAASHVLGGENFRYLREIVDGNQAMLEFASELDGIQINGVDIILWNGEGKISDFKVMVRPLKAINKVWEKMAAMLAAQAG
- a CDS encoding TerC family protein, with the protein product MILEFLTQAASAAPSFGSPAEIWQHIVNDFSNIGSPAAMSAFLQVLMIDIVLAGDNAIVVGALAAGLPADQRRKVIVIGVLAALVLRVAFALVVQQLMGIVGLIFVGGLLLVWVAWKMWRELREGAHSAGSPEVEGDEHSGLKPAKSFAAAAWAVAVADVSMSLDNVLAVAGAARDHPGIMIVGLIVAVALMGVAANIIAKYIERYRWIAYIGLAVILYVAVKMIYEGWVDPGVGIGTLFG
- a CDS encoding DUF1489 domain-containing protein; translation: MTRVAVGCADYPALQARIATYAQDGEIRFATRFKPKRADELIGGKLHFIVKHTLVARVTILRFEDRSDGRVDIVCVADLQRIHPQPKRAHQGWRYLADSDAPKGVDVGDGLSDLPPELYRELAELSLI
- a CDS encoding antibiotic biosynthesis monooxygenase family protein, which gives rise to MAVLEHALLPVRAGCEAGFEAAMAEARPLIEASPGFISLEIRRPVTTGQVYLLLVRWRSVEDHRDGFRQSDRYRQWRALLHHFYDPMPEIGYFGDPL
- a CDS encoding FMN-binding glutamate synthase family protein, with the translated sequence MLRWAAFPVLIAAAAIAGSWGPARWTLLLWIPLLLVAFYDAVQRRHSLRRNFPLIARIRWLFEALRPFLYAYVVESPLEGRPFARSERDLIYARAKGDLDAHPFGTELDVYSDEYEWMSHSIDPAMESDRTQRVAVGGSQCTRPYAAALLNISAMSFGSLGAKAIEALNLGAKLGDFYHDTGEGGLSPYHRLHGGDIVWELGSGYFGCRDDAGHFDPVRFRDVAQGDQVRMIEIKLSQGAKPGHGGVLPGPKVSAEIAATRGVIEGHDCISPAAHSAFATPVELVEWAARLRELSGGKPVGIKLCVGQPHEIYAVMKAMIETGIRLDYIVVDGAEGGTGAAPVEFSNSLGMPLREGLIFVRNALVGCGLKEEVRLAASGKVHSGAGLAVNCALGADWSNAARAFMFSLGCVQSLKCHTDKCPTGVATQDPGRQRGLVVEDKADRVRRFQAATVSALWDITAAMGLDTPWQIQPHHLSERLNSARSDSIDRIYNFYPRGVLLDDPNSVRSARYWKMARAGSFRAAL
- the rho gene encoding transcription termination factor Rho; its protein translation is MHLKELKTKAPAQLVEMAEELGVEGASTLRKQDLMFSILKELAEEGEEIIGSGTIEVLPDSFGFLRSSDANYLAGPDDIYVSPNQVRKYGLRTGDTVEGEIRAPRDGERYFALTKLIKVNFDDPEAVRHRVNFDNLTPLYPNQKLSLDTVDPTVKDKSARVIDLVSPQGKGQRALIVAPPRTGKTVLLQNIAKAITDNHPEVYLIVLLVDERPEEVTDMQRSVNGEVVSSTFDEPATRHVQVAEMVIEKAKRLVEHKKDVVILLDSITRLGRAYNTVVPSSGKVLTGGVDANALQRPKRFFGAARNIEEGGSLSIIATALIDTGSRMDEVIFEEFKGTGNSEIVLDRKVADKRIFPSLDVGKSGTRKEELLVEKDKLSKMWVLRRILMQMGTVDAMEFLLDKIKDSKTNEDFFDSMNQ